A genome region from Streptomyces antimycoticus includes the following:
- the lipA gene encoding lipoyl synthase, translating to MSAVAPDGRKMLRLEVRNSQTPIERKPEWIKTRAKMGPEYTELHGLVKREGLHTVCQEAGCPNIYECWEDREATFLIGGDQCTRRCDFCQIDTGKPQELDRDEPRRVAESVRTMELKYATITGVARDDLEDGGAWLYAETVRQIHSLMPDTGVELLIPDFNAVPEQLAEVFSSRPEVLAHNVETVPRIFKRIRPGFRYERSLEVIAKAREAGLVTKSNLILGMGEEREEISQALQDLHDAGCELITITQYLRPSARHHPVERWVKPQEFVELKEEAEEIGYAGVMSGPLVRSSYRAGRLYQQAIERRNVAAASPAV from the coding sequence GTGTCCGCAGTCGCACCCGACGGACGCAAGATGCTGCGCCTGGAGGTCCGGAACAGCCAGACCCCCATCGAGCGCAAGCCCGAGTGGATCAAGACCCGGGCGAAAATGGGCCCCGAGTACACCGAACTGCACGGCCTGGTGAAGCGCGAGGGCCTGCACACCGTGTGCCAGGAGGCGGGCTGTCCGAACATCTATGAGTGCTGGGAGGACCGCGAGGCGACGTTCCTCATCGGCGGCGACCAGTGCACCCGGCGCTGCGACTTCTGCCAGATCGACACCGGCAAGCCGCAGGAGCTGGACCGCGACGAGCCGCGCCGGGTGGCCGAATCCGTACGCACGATGGAGCTGAAGTACGCCACCATCACCGGTGTGGCCCGTGACGACCTGGAGGACGGCGGCGCGTGGCTCTACGCGGAGACCGTCCGCCAGATCCACTCCCTGATGCCCGACACCGGCGTGGAGTTGCTGATCCCGGACTTCAACGCGGTCCCCGAGCAGCTCGCCGAGGTCTTCTCGTCCCGCCCCGAGGTGCTCGCGCACAACGTCGAGACGGTGCCGCGGATCTTCAAGCGCATCCGTCCCGGCTTCCGCTACGAGCGCTCGCTCGAGGTGATCGCCAAGGCGCGCGAGGCGGGCCTGGTCACCAAGTCCAACCTGATCCTGGGCATGGGCGAGGAGCGCGAGGAGATCAGCCAGGCGCTGCAGGATCTCCATGACGCGGGCTGTGAGCTGATCACCATCACCCAGTACCTGCGGCCGTCCGCCCGGCACCATCCGGTGGAGCGCTGGGTCAAGCCCCAGGAGTTCGTGGAGCTCAAGGAGGAGGCCGAGGAGATCGGCTACGCGGGCGTCATGTCCGGCCCGCTGGTCCGCTCCTCGTACCGGGCCGGTCGCCTGTACCAGCAGGCCATCGAGCGGCGCAATGTCGCCGCGGCCTCCCCGGCGGTCTGA
- the lipB gene encoding lipoyl(octanoyl) transferase LipB, which yields MTAVTIASPGSVPGSPALRYVHLGFGADAVDYEEAWQEQRRVHAARFADEIPDTCLMLEHPPVYTAGRRTADSERPLDGTPVVDVDRGGKITWHGPGQLVGYPILKLPRPVDVIAHVRRLEEALLRTCAEFGVETTRVEGRSGVWVLGDPVDQRPALGGLKLDFDPRLEDEEFDARLNGPEYAPSNAGQRREDRKLAAIGVRIAKGVTMHGFSLNCNPDNTWFDRIVPCGIRDAGVTSLSEELGRDVPISEVLPVVERHLRDVLESSVPLPRAV from the coding sequence GTGACCGCCGTGACCATTGCTTCGCCGGGGTCGGTCCCCGGTTCACCGGCACTGCGCTATGTCCACCTGGGCTTCGGCGCGGACGCCGTGGACTACGAGGAGGCGTGGCAGGAGCAGCGCCGGGTGCACGCCGCCCGCTTCGCGGACGAGATTCCCGACACCTGCCTCATGCTGGAGCACCCCCCGGTCTACACGGCGGGCCGGCGCACGGCCGACAGCGAGCGCCCCCTGGACGGCACCCCGGTGGTGGACGTGGACCGCGGCGGCAAGATCACCTGGCATGGCCCGGGCCAGCTCGTCGGCTATCCGATCCTCAAGCTGCCGCGCCCGGTGGACGTCATCGCGCATGTCCGCCGCCTGGAGGAGGCGCTGCTGCGCACCTGCGCGGAGTTCGGCGTGGAGACGACCCGGGTGGAGGGCCGCAGCGGGGTGTGGGTGCTGGGCGACCCGGTGGACCAGCGCCCCGCGCTCGGCGGGCTGAAGCTGGACTTCGACCCGCGGCTGGAGGACGAGGAGTTCGACGCGCGGCTGAACGGGCCGGAGTACGCCCCGTCCAACGCCGGGCAGCGCCGTGAGGACCGCAAGCTGGCCGCCATCGGGGTGCGGATCGCCAAGGGCGTGACGATGCACGGCTTCTCGCTCAACTGCAATCCGGACAACACCTGGTTCGACCGGATCGTGCCGTGCGGTATCCGGGACGCGGGTGTGACCTCGCTCTCGGAGGAGCTGGGCCGGGATGTGCCGATCTCCGAGGTGCTGCCGGTCGTCGAGCGGCATCTGCGGGACGTCCTGGAGTCCTCCGTCCCGCTGCCGCGGGCGGTCTGA
- a CDS encoding regulator: MTERPPQRIPNRQLAALIAEAGFSNAGLARRVDQLGLEHGLDLRYDKTSVTRWLRGQQPRGTTPALIAEVFTRRLGRRLTAQDLGLDACAPVYAGLEFAATPQEAVDIVSGLWRKDSGSHAELRKIAFTPAGLVVPSRDWLIGRPDDRVARGEPPAGGVPAGAAVGAGTGPGAGAGVGTGAGAAAGRLPAQGGRAGGPAGAAPGRTAIQGAHGPQGAQGAHVAHGAHGAHGAHGAHGAQGRAPLPRQRRHDRDRRAPGYRVTSGDIAALRSVGELFAALDQTYGGGHARQALVRYLEHEGEPMLRGSYNEATGRRLFGAVADLTRLAGWTSFDIAAHGLAQRYFVQALRLAQAAGDRTYGSYVLVTMSRQAVYLGHGREAVQLARVAQQGVGGGAPPVLQSLLHAIEARGHGVLGEVRACTASLARAERALETARPGDEVPYWARLFDEAQLADEFGHCHRDLQQYRAAAQHAERSLQLHGAGFARSRLFCRVVLASARLGLGELEQACQLAAEAAQQASEMRSVRAVEYVRDFERRLEPYRDAAPARGYRERVAALG, translated from the coding sequence ATGACGGAACGACCCCCGCAGCGCATTCCCAATCGTCAGCTCGCCGCGCTCATCGCCGAGGCTGGCTTCTCCAACGCTGGGCTCGCCCGGCGGGTGGACCAGCTCGGGCTGGAGCACGGTCTGGACTTGCGGTACGACAAGACATCGGTGACGCGGTGGCTGCGCGGACAGCAGCCACGCGGCACCACCCCGGCGCTGATCGCCGAGGTGTTCACCCGGCGGTTAGGGCGTCGGCTGACCGCCCAGGACCTGGGCCTGGACGCCTGTGCGCCCGTCTACGCGGGGCTGGAGTTCGCCGCCACCCCGCAGGAGGCGGTGGACATCGTCAGCGGGCTGTGGCGGAAGGACTCCGGAAGCCATGCGGAGCTGCGGAAGATCGCCTTCACCCCGGCGGGGCTGGTCGTCCCGAGCCGTGACTGGCTGATCGGGCGGCCCGACGACCGGGTGGCGCGCGGTGAGCCACCGGCGGGCGGCGTCCCGGCGGGGGCGGCCGTGGGAGCCGGGACGGGGCCCGGGGCCGGGGCGGGGGTCGGTACCGGGGCCGGGGCCGCGGCCGGGCGGCTGCCCGCGCAGGGCGGCCGGGCGGGGGGCCCGGCCGGGGCGGCACCGGGGCGTACGGCCATCCAGGGCGCGCACGGCCCTCAGGGCGCGCAGGGCGCCCACGTCGCCCACGGCGCTCATGGTGCTCACGGCGCTCATGGTGCTCACGGCGCCCAGGGGCGGGCGCCGCTGCCCCGTCAGCGCCGGCACGACCGCGACCGGCGCGCACCGGGCTACCGGGTGACCTCCGGCGACATCGCGGCCCTGCGCTCGGTCGGCGAGCTGTTCGCGGCGCTGGACCAGACGTACGGCGGCGGCCACGCCCGCCAGGCCCTGGTGCGCTATCTCGAGCACGAGGGCGAGCCGATGCTGCGCGGCTCGTACAACGAGGCGACCGGGCGGCGGCTGTTCGGTGCGGTCGCCGATCTGACCCGGCTGGCCGGATGGACCTCGTTCGACATCGCCGCCCACGGTCTGGCGCAGCGCTACTTCGTCCAGGCGCTACGGCTGGCGCAGGCGGCCGGGGACCGCACGTACGGCAGCTATGTGCTGGTGACGATGAGCCGCCAGGCCGTCTATCTCGGCCACGGGCGGGAGGCCGTGCAGCTGGCCCGGGTGGCCCAGCAGGGAGTCGGCGGCGGGGCCCCGCCGGTGCTGCAGTCGCTGCTGCACGCGATCGAGGCGCGCGGCCATGGCGTCCTGGGCGAGGTGCGCGCGTGCACCGCCTCGCTCGCCCGCGCCGAGCGGGCGCTGGAGACGGCCCGGCCGGGGGACGAGGTGCCGTACTGGGCACGGCTCTTCGACGAGGCGCAACTGGCCGACGAGTTCGGCCACTGCCACCGCGATCTGCAGCAGTACCGGGCCGCCGCCCAGCACGCGGAGCGCTCCCTGCAGCTCCACGGCGCCGGTTTCGCGCGCAGCCGGCTGTTCTGCCGGGTGGTGCTGGCGAGCGCGCGGTTGGGCCTCGGCGAGCTGGAACAGGCATGCCAGCTGGCGGCGGAGGCGGCCCAGCAGGCTTCGGAAATGCGGTCGGTGCGGGCGGTGGAGTACGTACGGGACTTCGAGCGCCGCCTGGAGCCCTACCGGGACGCGGCCCCGGCCCGGGGCTACCGAGAGCGGGTGGCGGCGCTGGGGTAG
- a CDS encoding SCO2195 family GlnR-regulated protein has translation MPAAPVRPSVTDALLVLEGLLLRGGQRTARRNAWTAVLEDRRRAKDRDEAEHVLEAVSTSTSQAT, from the coding sequence ATGCCGGCTGCGCCCGTACGCCCGTCCGTCACCGACGCGCTCCTCGTCCTGGAGGGTCTGCTGCTGCGGGGCGGGCAGCGCACCGCCCGCCGCAACGCCTGGACGGCCGTGCTCGAGGACCGCCGTCGGGCCAAGGACCGGGACGAGGCCGAACACGTGCTGGAGGCCGTGTCCACCAGTACCTCCCAGGCCACGTAA
- the glnA gene encoding type I glutamate--ammonia ligase — MFQNADDARKYISDEDVKFVDVRFCDLPGVMQHFTVPAEAFDPNEELAFDGSSIRGFQAIHESDMALRADLSTARVDPFRRDKTLNINFFIHDPITGEQYSRDPRNIARKAEAYLASTGIADTAYFGPEAEFYVFDSVRFETKANEAFYHIDSEAGAWNTGALQDNRGYKVRYKGGYFPTPPVDHFADLRAEISLELNKAGLQVERQHHEVGTAGQAEINYKFNTLLAAADDLMLFKYIVKNVAWKNGKTATFMPKPIFGDNGSGMHVHQSLWQGGSPLFYDEQGYAGLSDTARYYIGGILRHAPSLLAFTNPTVNSYHRLVPGFEAPVNLVYSQRNRSAAMRIPITGSNPKAKRVEFRAPDSSGNPYLAFSALLLAGLDGIKNKIEPAEPIDKDLYELAPEEHAGVPQVPTSLPAVLDSLEADHEFLLQGGVFTSDLIETWIDYKRTNEIAPLQLRPHPHEFELYFDV; from the coding sequence ATGTTCCAGAACGCCGACGACGCTCGGAAGTACATCTCGGACGAGGACGTCAAGTTCGTCGACGTCCGCTTCTGCGACCTTCCCGGCGTCATGCAGCACTTCACCGTACCGGCGGAGGCGTTCGACCCGAACGAGGAGCTGGCCTTCGACGGCTCGTCGATCCGCGGCTTCCAGGCCATCCACGAGTCGGACATGGCCCTGCGCGCGGACCTCTCCACGGCGCGTGTCGACCCGTTCCGCCGGGACAAGACCCTCAACATCAACTTCTTCATCCACGACCCGATCACGGGTGAGCAGTACAGCCGCGACCCGCGGAACATCGCCCGGAAGGCCGAGGCGTACCTCGCCTCCACCGGCATCGCGGACACCGCGTACTTCGGCCCGGAGGCGGAGTTCTACGTCTTCGACAGCGTGCGCTTCGAGACCAAGGCGAACGAGGCCTTCTACCACATCGACTCCGAGGCGGGCGCCTGGAACACCGGCGCGCTTCAGGACAACCGTGGCTACAAGGTCCGCTACAAGGGCGGCTACTTCCCGACCCCGCCGGTCGACCACTTCGCCGACCTGCGCGCCGAGATCAGCCTCGAGCTGAACAAGGCCGGGCTCCAGGTCGAGCGCCAGCACCACGAGGTGGGCACCGCCGGCCAGGCCGAGATCAACTACAAGTTCAACACGCTGCTGGCCGCGGCCGACGACCTGATGCTGTTCAAGTACATCGTCAAGAACGTGGCGTGGAAGAACGGCAAGACCGCGACCTTCATGCCGAAGCCGATCTTCGGTGACAACGGCTCGGGCATGCACGTCCACCAGTCGCTGTGGCAGGGCGGCTCCCCGCTCTTCTACGACGAGCAGGGCTACGCGGGCCTGTCGGACACCGCCCGCTACTACATCGGCGGCATCCTCCGGCACGCCCCGTCGCTGCTGGCCTTCACCAACCCGACGGTGAACTCCTACCACCGCCTGGTCCCGGGCTTCGAGGCGCCGGTCAACCTGGTGTACTCGCAGCGTAACCGCTCCGCCGCGATGCGTATCCCGATCACCGGCTCCAACCCGAAGGCCAAGCGCGTCGAGTTCCGCGCCCCGGACTCCTCCGGCAACCCGTACCTGGCCTTCTCCGCTTTGCTCCTCGCGGGCCTGGACGGCATCAAGAACAAGATCGAGCCGGCCGAGCCGATCGACAAGGACCTCTACGAGCTCGCCCCCGAAGAGCACGCCGGCGTCCCGCAGGTCCCCACCTCCCTCCCGGCCGTCCTCGACTCCCTCGAGGCCGACCACGAGTTCCTCCTCCAGGGCGGGGTCTTCACCTCCGACCTGATCGAGACCTGGATCGACTACAAGCGCACCAACGAGATCGCGCCGCTGCAGCTGCGCCCGCACCCGCACGAGTTCGAGCTCTACTTCGACGTGTGA
- a CDS encoding DUF4191 domain-containing protein, with protein sequence MARKETSENPGRLKQIALTYKMTKRVDPKVTLVVAGVGIVTFGVLLAIGFLIGHPIFAGILGFVLAFLAMAIIFGRRAERAAFGQMEGQPGAAAAVLENVGRGWSVTPAVAMNRNQDVIHRAVGKAGVVLVAEGNPNRLKGMLAAEKKKMARIVAEVPVHDVIVGSGEGQVEIKKLRTTLLKLPRVLPGAQVTVVNDRLRALGDLMSNMPIPKGPMPKGMRMPKGR encoded by the coding sequence ATGGCGAGGAAGGAAACATCCGAGAACCCCGGGCGGCTGAAGCAGATCGCCCTGACCTACAAGATGACCAAACGGGTCGACCCGAAGGTCACTCTTGTCGTCGCCGGCGTGGGGATTGTCACCTTCGGTGTCCTTCTCGCGATCGGCTTCCTGATCGGCCACCCGATCTTCGCTGGCATCCTGGGCTTCGTCCTGGCGTTCCTCGCGATGGCGATCATTTTCGGCCGCCGGGCCGAGCGGGCCGCCTTCGGACAGATGGAGGGCCAGCCGGGCGCGGCAGCCGCGGTGCTGGAGAACGTGGGCCGCGGCTGGTCGGTGACCCCCGCGGTGGCCATGAACCGGAACCAGGACGTCATCCACCGCGCGGTGGGCAAGGCGGGCGTCGTGCTGGTGGCCGAGGGCAACCCGAACCGGCTCAAGGGCATGCTGGCCGCCGAGAAGAAGAAGATGGCGCGCATCGTCGCGGAGGTTCCGGTCCACGATGTGATCGTGGGCTCTGGCGAGGGCCAGGTCGAGATCAAGAAGCTCCGCACCACGCTGCTGAAACTTCCGCGGGTGCTGCCGGGGGCACAGGTCACGGTGGTCAACGACCGCCTCCGTGCGCTGGGCGACCTGATGAGCAACATGCCGATCCCGAAGGGTCCGATGCCCAAGGGGATGCGGATGCCGAAGGGGCGCTGA